A DNA window from Luteolibacter luteus contains the following coding sequences:
- a CDS encoding beta-L-arabinofuranosidase domain-containing protein yields MMISRPVFPLPLPLSVLMLATAVVHAEAVPNREPLQATPFTALELGSIRARGWLENQLKLQADGLTGHAEEVIPELGPENGWRGGEGEAWEKGPYYLRGLVSLAYVKDDPRLKKQAQVWIDSLLKTQREDGQLGPKSNNDWWPRMVITWTLRDYHEATKDDRVIPALMKYARYLHANLPQQPLQEWAKARAGDQIDTLYWLYNRTGEKFLLETVDELRKQANRWNPFFQTLRGSPEDFRIEHGVNVSQAMKYPVVNYVRTGEAKDRAVFGEAWEVLPKKHGLPIGMWSGTEPLAGRSTTQGIEMCSIVEQMLSNEVALEALGDPVIGDRLEKIAFNLLPGGTTKDFKQFQYYTLPNVPVARKNVPRTLPFADDHGDDLLVSPHSGFHCCCYNLHMGWPKYVQHAWMATGDGGLAAVAYGPTEVSTTVKKTPVTIQEETDYPFSDVIRFTVNPAKPLAFPLKLRIPEWASKARVAVNGEMIAGVKSGAFLTVDRTWKAGDKVTMELPAELKTENGYRGSAAIWRGPLVFSLKIAETVKTFTKIGGGFDEIEMTPSTPWNYALDLERENPAAQVKLQRAKMPENPWLPESTPITLTVPAKRLPQWGLVRDERMADEVPESPAASDQPLEQVTLVPFGAQTLRITAFPLLRGKEIPDPGLSFSHHHGGDATDAILTNAAPSSSRGEDIPRMTFWDHTGSAEWLQWSFEKAEEISSVSVYWFDDSGSGRCRVPASWSLSYKDGGEWKPVKGAGAFGVEKDAPNRVSFEPVTTTAIRLDIQLQEGFSGGLLELRRN; encoded by the coding sequence ATGATGATTTCCCGCCCCGTCTTCCCCTTACCCCTCCCCCTTTCCGTGCTGATGCTCGCCACCGCTGTCGTCCACGCGGAGGCGGTGCCGAATCGCGAACCGCTGCAGGCGACGCCGTTCACTGCCCTCGAGCTGGGATCGATCCGTGCGCGGGGTTGGCTGGAGAATCAGCTGAAGCTGCAGGCGGATGGCCTGACCGGTCATGCGGAAGAAGTGATCCCGGAGCTGGGTCCGGAAAATGGCTGGCGCGGTGGCGAGGGCGAAGCTTGGGAGAAGGGCCCCTACTATCTGCGCGGTCTGGTGAGCCTGGCCTACGTGAAGGATGATCCGAGGCTGAAGAAGCAGGCGCAGGTGTGGATCGATTCGCTGTTGAAGACGCAGCGCGAGGACGGGCAGCTGGGCCCGAAGTCGAACAACGATTGGTGGCCGCGGATGGTGATCACGTGGACGCTGCGCGATTACCACGAGGCGACGAAGGATGATCGTGTGATCCCGGCACTGATGAAGTATGCGCGCTACCTGCATGCGAACTTGCCGCAGCAGCCGCTGCAGGAGTGGGCGAAGGCGCGCGCGGGCGACCAGATCGACACGCTTTACTGGCTCTACAACCGGACCGGAGAGAAGTTTCTGTTAGAGACGGTGGACGAGCTGCGGAAGCAGGCGAACCGGTGGAATCCTTTCTTCCAGACGCTGCGCGGATCGCCGGAGGATTTCCGGATCGAGCACGGCGTGAATGTTTCGCAGGCGATGAAGTATCCGGTGGTGAATTACGTCCGCACCGGCGAGGCGAAGGACCGCGCGGTCTTCGGCGAGGCATGGGAAGTCCTGCCGAAGAAGCATGGCTTGCCGATCGGGATGTGGAGCGGCACGGAGCCGCTGGCGGGTCGCTCGACCACGCAGGGGATCGAGATGTGCTCGATCGTCGAGCAGATGCTAAGCAACGAGGTGGCGTTGGAAGCGCTGGGTGATCCGGTGATCGGCGACCGGCTGGAGAAGATCGCCTTCAATCTCTTGCCCGGCGGGACGACGAAGGACTTCAAGCAATTCCAGTATTACACGCTGCCGAATGTCCCGGTGGCGCGGAAGAATGTGCCGCGGACCTTGCCCTTTGCGGATGACCATGGGGATGACTTGCTGGTGAGCCCGCACTCGGGCTTTCACTGCTGCTGCTACAACCTGCACATGGGCTGGCCGAAGTATGTGCAGCACGCGTGGATGGCGACGGGCGATGGGGGCTTGGCCGCGGTGGCTTACGGGCCGACGGAGGTTTCGACGACGGTGAAGAAGACGCCGGTGACGATCCAGGAAGAGACGGACTATCCCTTCAGCGATGTGATCCGCTTCACGGTGAATCCGGCGAAGCCGCTGGCCTTTCCGCTGAAGCTGCGCATCCCGGAGTGGGCTTCAAAGGCGCGGGTGGCGGTGAATGGCGAGATGATCGCGGGAGTGAAGAGCGGCGCTTTCCTCACGGTGGATCGCACATGGAAGGCAGGCGACAAGGTGACGATGGAGCTGCCCGCGGAGCTGAAGACGGAGAATGGCTATCGTGGCTCCGCGGCGATCTGGCGTGGTCCCTTGGTTTTCTCACTGAAGATCGCGGAGACGGTGAAGACGTTCACGAAGATCGGCGGCGGCTTCGATGAGATCGAGATGACGCCATCGACGCCATGGAACTATGCGCTGGATCTGGAGCGCGAAAACCCGGCGGCACAGGTAAAGCTGCAACGTGCGAAGATGCCGGAGAATCCGTGGCTGCCGGAGAGCACGCCGATCACGCTGACGGTGCCTGCGAAGCGTCTGCCGCAGTGGGGCTTGGTGCGGGATGAGAGGATGGCGGACGAGGTGCCGGAGAGCCCGGCAGCGAGCGATCAACCGCTGGAGCAGGTGACGCTGGTGCCCTTTGGCGCGCAGACGCTGCGGATCACGGCTTTCCCGCTGCTGCGGGGGAAGGAGATCCCGGACCCGGGCTTGAGCTTTTCGCATCACCATGGCGGGGATGCCACGGATGCGATCCTGACGAATGCGGCCCCATCGTCTTCGCGCGGCGAGGACATCCCGCGGATGACTTTCTGGGATCACACGGGCAGCGCGGAGTGGTTGCAATGGTCGTTTGAAAAGGCGGAGGAGATTTCCTCGGTGAGTGTTTATTGGTTCGACGACAGCGGCTCCGGGCGCTGCCGGGTGCCGGCATCGTGGTCGCTTTCCTACAAGGATGGCGGCGAGTGGAAGCCGGTGAAGGGCGCGGGGGCCTTTGGCGTGGAGAAAGACGCGCCGAACCGCGTGAGCTTCGAGCCGGTGACGACCACGGCGATCCGCCTCGATATCCAGTTGCAAGAGGGGTTCTCGGGAGGGCTTCTGGAACTGCGCCGCAACTGA
- a CDS encoding RNA polymerase sigma factor, whose amino-acid sequence MSEAIPSSVFAGLAFRAGLIGRDQGQPLRKPQVVVLPRQQDSMVENASEEPAAELLARARNGDEDACRWIVTVLHPMVSRLVRGQIRRTADLEDVVQEIFVKVFVKLDQYHGPQPFSHWVSRLSITTCYDWLRRQKARPATIDTDLSEPERVALQGVMATTDDHEAGSSRIELLGDLLDRLIGSLKPQEQIIIRLLDLEEKSVAEISELTGWGASKVKVTAFRARKKLNEMIQRMERP is encoded by the coding sequence ATGAGCGAGGCCATCCCCAGTTCCGTCTTTGCAGGTCTCGCGTTCCGCGCGGGCTTGATCGGACGTGATCAGGGGCAGCCCCTCCGGAAGCCACAGGTGGTCGTGCTGCCCCGGCAACAAGATTCCATGGTTGAGAATGCGAGCGAAGAGCCCGCTGCGGAGCTCCTCGCGAGGGCCCGCAATGGGGACGAGGATGCCTGTCGCTGGATCGTGACCGTGCTTCACCCGATGGTGAGCCGCTTGGTGCGCGGGCAGATCCGCCGCACTGCCGATCTGGAGGATGTGGTGCAGGAGATCTTCGTGAAGGTCTTCGTGAAGCTGGACCAGTATCACGGTCCGCAGCCTTTCAGCCACTGGGTCAGCCGGCTCAGCATCACCACCTGCTACGATTGGCTGCGCCGTCAGAAGGCGCGCCCCGCGACCATCGATACGGATCTTTCGGAGCCGGAGCGCGTGGCTCTGCAGGGTGTCATGGCCACTACGGATGACCATGAGGCAGGCAGCAGCCGCATCGAGCTCCTTGGAGATCTGCTGGACCGCTTGATCGGTTCCTTGAAGCCGCAGGAGCAGATCATCATCCGCCTGCTCGACCTCGAGGAGAAGTCGGTGGCGGAGATTTCCGAGCTCACCGGCTGGGGTGCTTCGAAGGTGAAGGTCACCGCCTTCCGGGCCCGCAAGAAGCTGAATGAAATGATCCAACGGATGGAGAGGCCATGA
- a CDS encoding EF-hand domain-containing protein, whose amino-acid sequence MKLRLLLPFLLCGVCGAVPPSATTGVPAFLDTDNDGKISEAERQAYAEARKAARENNGNANGKGSNNGNGNNGNNGNGQGNSKWDTNGDGVVDDDERNAAVQTLKSNLENKIANLFLDLAGDDELLSLEEFATLPQFKNTPPQKAANLFNMMDADDDGLVTLTEFFRGIGRGKGPDKPKSSGGS is encoded by the coding sequence ATGAAACTGCGCCTCCTCCTTCCATTCCTCCTCTGCGGGGTCTGTGGGGCAGTGCCGCCCAGTGCCACGACAGGGGTCCCGGCGTTCCTGGATACGGACAACGACGGGAAGATCTCCGAAGCCGAGCGCCAAGCGTACGCGGAGGCCCGCAAGGCCGCGCGCGAGAACAATGGCAATGCCAATGGCAAGGGGTCGAACAACGGGAACGGAAACAACGGCAATAACGGAAACGGCCAGGGCAACAGCAAGTGGGACACGAATGGCGATGGCGTCGTCGATGACGACGAGCGCAACGCCGCGGTCCAGACGCTGAAGTCCAACCTTGAGAACAAGATCGCCAATCTCTTCCTCGACCTCGCGGGAGATGACGAGCTGCTCAGCCTCGAGGAATTCGCCACCCTGCCGCAGTTCAAAAACACGCCGCCTCAGAAGGCCGCGAATCTTTTCAACATGATGGATGCCGATGACGACGGCCTGGTCACGCTTACCGAATTCTTTCGGGGGATAGGAAGAGGTAAGGGACCGGACAAACCCAAGTCATCCGGCGGATCATAA
- a CDS encoding MBG domain-containing protein, with protein sequence MKSCSPFAGRSFRFAVVLWCFARAFAAEPASLAQMLAQPNGNLRDDASRARIATAVRGAQSQRLAEARQRAAERKLPLRIQRPNGVLQEIEGFEGDEPRYRSTHNANAAISTAANLTRTAFAVDGDGLTIGLWDGGSARATHQEFGGRVVAMDGAASVDHATHVAGTLAAAGVVANAKGMAPAITVDSYDWNNDVSEMTSRGASAPGQEGKIYLSNHSYGFISGWNYVDDGIRVWEWNGNGTTSTGTEQDFGRYSTYARDQDALAFAAPYYSIFRSAGNERVDNPGPGENVSLAPASAQVVSYDPALHPAGDGDYHGGFETIGFESLAKNVITIGSVTDAVTGGTRDVAKANSSTFSSWGPTDDGRIKPDLVANGDALYSSLNGSNTSYGTYSGTSMATPNAAGSAALLIELYGRLFPGQAMRASTLKGLLIHSADDRGNPGPDYKFGWGLVNAKAAADLINDHSANPLRKHVTESSLGSSIASRTESIVWDGVSPIVATLCWTDPAGSSTSTSDLRTARLVNNLDLKITGPGGAEYLPYVMPFVGDWSEASMDSAATTGVNHTDNVEQVRIASPGVAGTYQVTVSFSGTLTNAAQNYSLLISGSAAEEPPLPPLSLTAVSPASGFPGTATIEVTGDGFGTGTGLKLTRSGQPDIVATDLQLLGVTSLRGQLNLTGAAPGLWNVVVTDAEESASLADAFTVVGALWSESFDGTVNGWASQAGMGGNAWMFSTAASHSPQTSYFAPAPETKSTVALVTPSIVLPANASNLQFRFWQSYNFQNAQDGGKLEFSVDGGAWFEVSSANSGLAFAANGYNATIAATGSPSLRSEFAGLPAWSGNSNGFLETVVNFTDTAKFAGHALRMRWRLATNGSIASPGWYLDSMVLIGGGDLVNQAPVVTDAADAPGTEAVTDADGSIFHIVRGASAPLTVGCTDDGGEEALTYLWSVASGPGDPVGFSANGSNAAQQSEASFHAPGDYHLSVLVTDAAGLTATSDVKVRVVQTPSDLAVSPASAVVPVGGMQAFTATLHDQFGAVLSDVSAVWSENGGGSINAAGIFTAATTGGPFVISATAAGFTATASVTVTPAAASVSISGLAQVYDGSPHAVNVTTDPAGLPVRVTYNGSLEPPVNAGSYAVEANITDPSYQGSASGVMEIAKVQADVVIGNLSQPYDGTPKTVTVTTDPAGLEVAVTYDGSSTPPSAAGSYAVAATITDPNHEGQGTAVLEITGSNFASWQAAHFTEEQVAANLAAAGEDPDHDGLANLAEYALGSDPFAFTPGPAMSLDETHLILSFERPAGITDVECIAESGSTLGGWEPVVLELISTANGRETLQVKVPRPPGPGNLFLRLRFEFH encoded by the coding sequence ATGAAGTCCTGTTCGCCCTTCGCGGGTCGATCATTCCGTTTCGCCGTCGTCTTGTGGTGCTTCGCCCGGGCTTTCGCGGCGGAGCCTGCCTCCTTGGCGCAGATGCTCGCCCAGCCAAACGGAAATCTGCGCGATGATGCTTCGCGTGCGCGCATTGCCACAGCGGTGAGAGGTGCGCAGTCACAGCGGCTCGCGGAGGCACGCCAGCGTGCGGCGGAGCGGAAGCTGCCACTCCGCATCCAGCGCCCGAATGGCGTGCTGCAGGAGATCGAGGGCTTCGAGGGCGATGAGCCGCGCTACCGCAGCACGCATAATGCAAACGCTGCAATTAGCACGGCGGCGAATCTAACAAGAACTGCATTTGCAGTAGATGGCGACGGCTTGACCATCGGCCTCTGGGATGGCGGCTCGGCGCGCGCCACGCATCAGGAGTTTGGCGGCCGTGTGGTGGCGATGGATGGTGCGGCCTCCGTGGATCACGCCACCCACGTGGCGGGAACGCTCGCCGCCGCAGGCGTGGTGGCAAATGCGAAGGGCATGGCTCCGGCCATCACGGTGGATAGCTACGATTGGAACAATGATGTTTCCGAGATGACGTCCCGCGGGGCCAGCGCGCCGGGGCAGGAGGGGAAGATCTACCTTTCAAACCACAGCTATGGCTTCATCAGCGGCTGGAATTATGTGGACGATGGCATCCGCGTGTGGGAGTGGAACGGGAACGGCACCACCAGCACGGGCACGGAGCAGGACTTCGGGCGCTATAGTACTTACGCGCGGGACCAGGATGCGCTGGCCTTCGCGGCTCCCTATTACTCGATCTTCCGCAGCGCGGGGAACGAGCGCGTGGACAATCCCGGGCCGGGCGAGAACGTCTCGCTGGCACCCGCCAGCGCACAGGTGGTCAGCTATGACCCCGCGCTGCATCCGGCGGGAGATGGCGATTATCACGGCGGCTTCGAGACCATCGGCTTCGAGTCGCTGGCGAAGAACGTGATCACCATCGGCTCGGTGACGGATGCCGTGACCGGCGGCACGCGCGATGTGGCGAAGGCGAATAGCAGCACCTTTTCTTCCTGGGGGCCGACCGATGATGGCCGCATCAAGCCGGACCTGGTGGCAAACGGGGATGCGCTCTATTCCTCGCTGAATGGCAGCAATACGTCCTACGGTACCTATAGTGGCACCAGCATGGCCACGCCGAATGCCGCGGGCTCCGCGGCGCTGCTCATCGAGCTCTACGGCCGGCTTTTCCCCGGGCAGGCGATGCGTGCCAGCACGCTGAAGGGCCTGCTGATCCACAGTGCCGACGATCGCGGGAATCCGGGGCCGGACTACAAGTTCGGCTGGGGTCTGGTGAATGCGAAGGCGGCTGCGGACCTGATCAACGATCACTCGGCGAATCCGCTGAGGAAGCACGTCACCGAGTCCTCGCTCGGCAGCAGCATCGCCAGTCGCACCGAATCGATCGTCTGGGACGGGGTCTCGCCAATCGTGGCCACGCTGTGCTGGACGGATCCCGCGGGCTCTTCCACCAGCACTTCGGACCTGCGCACCGCGCGCCTGGTGAACAATCTCGACCTGAAGATCACCGGCCCCGGAGGCGCGGAGTATCTGCCCTATGTGATGCCCTTCGTGGGAGATTGGTCGGAGGCGTCCATGGACTCCGCGGCTACCACCGGGGTGAACCATACGGATAACGTCGAGCAGGTGCGGATCGCCTCGCCGGGAGTCGCGGGCACCTATCAGGTCACGGTTTCCTTCTCCGGCACGCTGACGAACGCGGCGCAGAATTACTCGCTGTTGATTTCCGGAAGCGCCGCCGAGGAGCCGCCGCTGCCACCACTTTCGCTCACCGCGGTCAGTCCGGCCAGCGGCTTTCCGGGCACGGCCACGATCGAGGTGACGGGGGATGGCTTCGGCACCGGCACCGGCCTGAAGCTGACGCGCAGCGGCCAGCCGGATATCGTGGCGACGGATCTCCAGTTGCTCGGCGTGACCTCGCTGCGCGGGCAGTTGAATCTCACCGGTGCCGCACCGGGCTTGTGGAATGTGGTGGTGACGGATGCCGAGGAGAGTGCGAGCCTGGCAGATGCCTTCACGGTGGTCGGCGCGCTGTGGAGCGAGTCCTTCGATGGCACGGTGAACGGCTGGGCCTCGCAGGCTGGCATGGGCGGGAATGCGTGGATGTTCAGCACCGCGGCCAGCCATTCTCCGCAGACCTCGTACTTCGCACCGGCTCCGGAAACGAAGTCCACGGTGGCATTGGTCACGCCTTCCATCGTGCTTCCCGCGAATGCCAGCAACCTCCAGTTCCGCTTCTGGCAGAGCTACAATTTCCAGAACGCGCAGGATGGCGGGAAGCTGGAATTTTCCGTGGATGGCGGCGCTTGGTTCGAGGTTTCCAGCGCGAACTCGGGACTCGCCTTCGCAGCGAATGGCTACAATGCCACCATCGCCGCGACGGGTTCGCCGAGCTTGCGCAGCGAGTTCGCAGGACTCCCGGCATGGTCGGGGAATAGCAATGGCTTCTTGGAGACGGTGGTGAATTTCACCGATACCGCGAAGTTTGCCGGCCACGCGCTGCGCATGCGCTGGCGTCTGGCCACGAATGGCTCAATCGCCAGCCCGGGATGGTATCTCGATAGCATGGTGCTGATCGGTGGCGGGGATCTGGTGAACCAGGCGCCGGTGGTGACGGATGCGGCGGACGCTCCGGGCACGGAAGCCGTGACGGATGCGGATGGCAGCATCTTCCACATCGTGCGGGGTGCCTCGGCGCCGCTCACCGTGGGCTGCACCGACGACGGCGGGGAAGAGGCATTGACCTACTTGTGGTCGGTCGCCAGCGGTCCCGGGGACCCGGTGGGCTTCTCTGCGAATGGCAGCAATGCGGCGCAGCAAAGCGAGGCGAGTTTCCACGCCCCGGGCGATTACCATTTGTCCGTGCTGGTCACCGATGCCGCGGGCCTGACCGCCACCAGCGATGTGAAGGTGCGGGTGGTGCAGACGCCGTCCGATCTGGCGGTGAGTCCGGCATCAGCCGTGGTGCCGGTGGGCGGGATGCAGGCTTTCACCGCGACCCTGCACGATCAATTCGGCGCGGTGCTTTCGGATGTCAGCGCGGTGTGGTCGGAGAATGGCGGCGGCAGTATCAATGCCGCGGGCATCTTCACCGCGGCCACCACGGGTGGTCCCTTCGTGATCTCTGCCACGGCCGCCGGGTTCACCGCCACGGCATCGGTCACGGTGACACCCGCTGCCGCATCGGTAAGCATTTCCGGCTTGGCGCAGGTTTACGATGGTAGCCCGCATGCCGTGAACGTGACGACCGATCCGGCGGGCTTGCCGGTGAGGGTGACCTACAATGGCTCGCTCGAACCGCCGGTGAATGCGGGCAGCTATGCGGTGGAGGCGAATATCACGGACCCTTCTTATCAAGGCTCTGCCAGCGGTGTAATGGAGATCGCGAAGGTGCAAGCCGACGTGGTGATCGGGAATCTTTCGCAGCCCTACGACGGCACGCCGAAAACCGTCACCGTCACGACCGATCCCGCGGGCCTCGAGGTCGCGGTGACCTACGATGGAAGTAGTACTCCGCCCTCGGCTGCCGGAAGCTACGCCGTGGCCGCCACCATCACGGATCCGAACCACGAAGGGCAGGGGACTGCCGTCTTGGAAATCACCGGCAGCAACTTCGCCAGCTGGCAGGCCGCCCATTTCACCGAAGAGCAGGTCGCGGCCAATCTCGCCGCAGCCGGGGAAGATCCCGACCACGATGGTCTCGCCAATCTCGCCGAATATGCCCTCGGCAGCGATCCCTTCGCCTTCACCCCGGGCCCTGCCATGAGCCTGGATGAAACCCACCTCATCCTCAGCTTCGAACGCCCCGCCGGCATCACCGATGTCGAATGCATCGCCGAGTCCGGCTCCACCCTCGGCGGCTGGGAACCCGTCGTCCTCGAGCTCATCTCCACCGCCAACGGCAGGGAAACCCTCCAGGTCAAAGTCCCGCGCCCCCCCGGACCCGGGAACCTCTTCCTCCGCCTCCGCTTCGAGTTCCACTAG